The DNA region TCGGTTGCTAATAATGAAGGGAGTATTAGTAAAAGCTCCTTCCAGGTTAAGTATTTCCTCAGAATTATGTATCTCCCCTTTTCTAAGTGATAAATCTTCTTTGGGGGAACTTTGAGCTCATAATCATGATATACTATTGATGTTGGAACATATAATATCTTAAATCCCTTAGCATGAGCCCTCCAAGAAAATTCTGCATCTTCCATGTATGTTAAAAAGTCTTCATCAAAACCACCAAACTCTAAATAGTCCTTCCTTCTCATAGCAAAGCAAGCTCCAGATAAACCGCTCAAGTATTCAAATTCATTAAACTTTCTAGGGCTTTCATTCAAACCTCTGGTAAATGTTAATCCAGTAAAGTGATCTATGTTTCCGCAGGTGTTTATTCTAGAGCCATCGTAAGTCAAAATCTTTGGAGTAGTAATTAGCTTTTCTTCTTTTTCTAAAGGCTTTAAAAGCTCTTCAAGCCAGTTTTCCTTAACTTTTGTATCGGGGTTTAAAATAACAACGTATTCTCCTTTAGCATGTTTAACGCCTAAATTATTTCCCCCTCCATATCCTAAATTTCTCGGACTTTTAATTAATTTAACTTGGGGGAACTCTTTTTCGATAAATTCAGAAGTTCCATCAGTAGAACCGTTATCGACTATAATAACTTCCAAAGGATTATTGGCTAGAACGGAATTTAAACATTCTTTCATGTAGCCTTTATGATTGTATGTAACTATGATTACGCTTGCTTTATTTGAAAGGGACATTGTTTACTCCCTCACCATTCTTGCTAGCACGTTTAACGTCAGCCCTGCAACAAACAGTTGAATCCCAATTATCGTAAAAATCCCTGCACCTATGGCTTGGGTCAAGTATACGTTTCCTCCTTTATAGTAAGGCTCCAAAGCCAAATATCCCAAAATCCCAGCTATAATGAAAGACATCATGC from Thermococcus sp. MV5 includes:
- a CDS encoding glycosyltransferase family 2 protein, whose amino-acid sequence is MSLSNKASVIIVTYNHKGYMKECLNSVLANNPLEVIIVDNGSTDGTSEFIEKEFPQVKLIKSPRNLGYGGGNNLGVKHAKGEYVVILNPDTKVKENWLEELLKPLEKEEKLITTPKILTYDGSRINTCGNIDHFTGLTFTRGLNESPRKFNEFEYLSGLSGACFAMRRKDYLEFGGFDEDFLTYMEDAEFSWRAHAKGFKILYVPTSIVYHDYELKVPPKKIYHLEKGRYIILRKYLTWKELLLILPSLLATETLTWGYSILNGISGVKFKIRGLKDGITIKVEKINCDRKKLLKSLDWRIPEEQLSYSTIDRMVKKIVNFIYWINYKVIVG